In the Malaclemys terrapin pileata isolate rMalTer1 chromosome 12, rMalTer1.hap1, whole genome shotgun sequence genome, one interval contains:
- the LOC128845874 gene encoding solute carrier family 12 member 3-like isoform X2 yields the protein MDSPAYKTVLALGRFKVRKLQTGPALDKGKEGASPLPCPPAPSMEGSDQADEGGSLSAPPDYATTMDVSPCYEFYAQSAPPGRARKSRPSLEVLRNVEDGPGFPDAPDPGESRAKEEDEEDPDSASPEAEPVRFGWVTGVMIRCMLNIWGVILYLRLPWITAQAGIGLTWLIILMSAVVTTITGLSISAISTNGKVKAGGTYFLISRSLGPELGGSIGLLFSFANAVAVAMHVVGFAETVRDLLLEFDAVMTDPVNDIRIVGVITVTVLLGIALAGMEWEAKAQVVFFFVIMVSFINYFVGTLIPATEEKMSKGYFSYRGDIFLENIGPEWRGESGNFFGMFSIFFPSATGILAGANISGDLKDPAVAIPKGTLLAIFWTTLSYLAISATIGSCVVRDASGSLNDTLGSPNATDSCLGLGCGYGWNFTECAQAGTCEYGLANNYQTMSMVSGFSPLITAGIFAATLSSALACLVSAPKVFQCLCQDKLYPVIGFFAKGYGKNNEPLRGYMLTFVLAIAFILIAELNTIAPIISNFFLCSYALINFSCFHATITNSPGWRPSFRYFSKWSALFGAVISVVIMFLLTWWAALIVVGIILVSLAYVSYKKPDVNWGSSVQAGTYSMALSYSVSLTQVEEHVKNFRPQCLVLTGPPSFRPALVDFVSAFTKGVSLMICGNVAGPQDTPGDSDSDEHVEWLNRRKVRSFYTLITAPDLRSGARSLMQVSGLGRLKPNTIVLGYKQNWQTDSPHNLENYVATIHDAFDGRAGVCVLRMKDGLDVSQTVRAYVNPAFEDPEAALQGEKLRQESGNAGSSVKVLGADELTETHFQAPQKKRCVDVYWLFDDGGLTLLVPYLLSRRKRWSRCRVRVFISGHLGSAEQQRQEIQLLLSKFRLGFSEVLVLPHVAWQPEERSLKEFEDLVAPFRLNEGQRSPEATEALRRETPWKVSDEDLRVYRKKSEQQVRLHEILQENSRNAALIVMSLPVVRKGACPSALYMAWLETLSRDLRPPVAFIRGNQQDALTFYCQ from the exons ATGGACTCCCCGGCCTACAAGACGGTTCTGGCCTTGGGCCGATTCAAGGTGCGGAAGCTCCAGACGGGCCCTGCCCTGGACAAAGGCAAGGAGGGGGCAAGCCCCCTGCcgtgccccccagccccgtccaTGGAGGGCTCTGACCAGGCGGATGAGGGGGGCTCCCTCTCAGCTCCCCCGGACTACGCGACCACAATGGACGTCAGTCCCTGCTACGAGTTCTACGCCCAGTCGGCCCCCCCTGGGCGGGCCCGCAAGAGTCGCCCCTCGCTGGAGGTGCTGCGTAACGTG GAGGACGGGCCCGGGTTCCCTGATGCTCCTGACCCTGGGGAATCCAGGGCtaaggaggaggacgaggaggatCCAGACTCAGCAAGCCCTGAAGCAGAACCAGTCCGGTTCGGTTGGGTGACCGGCGTGATG ATCCGGTGCATGCTCAACATCTGGGGCGTGATCCTATATCTCCGGCTGCCTTGGatcacagcccaggctggaaTAG ggctgACATGGCTCATCATCCTCATGTCAGCTGTAGTCACCACAATCACTGGCTTGTCCATCTCAGCCATCTCCACCAATGGCAAGGTGAaggcag ggggcaccTACTTCTTGATCTCGCGCAGCCTGGGCCCCGAGCTGGGCGGATCCATCGGGCTGCTCTTCTCCTTCGCCAATGCTGTGGCTGTGGCTATGCATGTGGTGGGCTTCGCCGAGACGGTGCGTGACCTGCTGCTG GAGTTCGACGCGGTGATGACGGACCCCGTGAACGACATCCGGATTGTGGGCGTCATCACGGTGACAGTGTTGTTGGGCATCGCGCTGGCTGGCATGGAGTGGGAAGCCAAG GCCCAGGTTGTCTTTTTCTTCGTCATCATGGTCTCCTTCATCAACTACTTTGTGGGGACCCTGATTCCAGCCACGGAGGAGAAGATGTCCAAAGGCTACTTCAGCTACCGAG GGGACATCTTCCTGGAGAACATCGGGCCGGAGTGGCGGGGCGAATCGGGCAACTTCTTTGGCATGTTCTCCATCTTCTTCCCCTCGGCCACTGGTATCCTGGCCGGCGCCAACATCTCAGGCGACCTCAAG GACCCCGCGGTGGCTATCCCCAAGGGCACCCTGCTGGCCATCTTCTGGACCACGCTCTCCTACCTGGCCATCTCAGCTACCATAG gGTCGTGCGTGGTGCGTGATGCGTCCGGGAGTTTGAACGACACACTGGGCTCCCCCAACGCCACGGACAGCTGCCTGGGCCTTGGGTGCGGCTACGGCTGGAACTTCACCGAGTGCGCCCAGGCTGGCACCTGCGAGTACGGGCTGGCCAACAACTACCAG ACCATGAGCATGGTGTCCGGCTTCAGTCCCCTCATCACGGCTGGGATCTTCGCCGCCACCCTCTCCTCTGCCCTGGCCTGCCTGGTCTCAGCCCCCAAGGTCTTCCAG TGCCTGTGCCAAGATAAGCTGTATCCCGTCATCGGCTTCTTCGCCAAGGGCTACGGCAAGAACAACGAGCCGCTCCGGGGCTACATGCTCACTTTCGTCCTGGCCATCGCCTTCATCCTCATCG CTGAGCTCAACACCATCGCCCCCATCATCTCCAACTTCTTCCTTTGCTCCTATGCCCTCATCAACTTCAGCTGCTTCCATGCCACAATCACCAACTCCCCAG gctggCGACCCTCTTTCCGCTACTTCAGCAAGTGGAGCGCCCTCTTTGGGGCCGTGATCTCCGTGGTCATCATGTTCCTGCTGACCTGGTGGGCGGCCCTCATTGTGGTGGGCATTATCCTGGTCAGCTTGGCCTACGTCAGCTACAAGAAGCCAG ACGTCAACTGGGGCTCCTCTGTGCAGGCCGGGACCTACAGCATGGCCCTGTCCTACTCCGTCAGCCTCACCCAAGTGGAGGAGCATGTCAAGAACTTCCG CCCCCAGTGCCTGGTGCTGACGGGTCCCCCCAGCTTCCGACCAGCTCTGGTGGATTTCGTCAGTGCCTTCACCAAGGGGGTCAGCCTCATGATCTGTGGGAACGTGGCTGGG CCGCAGGATACCCCAGGGGACAGCGACTCAGACGAGCACGTCGAGTGGCTGAACAGGCGCAAGGTGCGATCCTTCTACACTCTCATCACGGCCCCGGACCTGCGCAGCGGAGCCCGCAGCCTCATGCAG GTGTCCGGGCTGGGGCGTCTCAAACCCAACACAATCGTGCTGGGCTACAAGCAGAACTGGCAGACGGACTCGCCCCACAACCTGGAGAACTACGTGGCCACCATCCa CGACGCGTTCGACGGCCGGGCCGGGGTGTGCGTGCTGAGGATGAAGGATGGGCTGGATGTGTCGCAGACGGTTCGGGCCTATG TGAACCCTGCGTTTGAGGACCCCGAGGCAGCACTGCAGGGGGAGAAGCTGAGACAGGAGTCGGGCAATGCAG GCAGCAGCGTGAAGGTGCTGGGCGCAGACGAGCTCACTGAGACCCACTTCCAGGCCCCGCAGAAGAAGAGATGTGTGGACGTCTATTGGCTCTTTGACGATGGGG GGCTCACCCTGCTGGTCCCCTACCTGCTGAGCCGCCGCAAGCGCTGGAGCCGCTGCCGGGTCCGGGTCTTCATCAGCGGCCACCTGGGCAGCGCCGAGCAGCAGCGCCAGGA gatCCAGCTGCTGCTCAGCAAGTTCCGCCTGGGTTTCAGCGAGGTACTGGTGCTGCCCCACGTGGCCTGGCAGCCGGAGGAGAGAAG cctgaaGGAATTTGAGGACCTGGTGGCTCCGTTCCGGCTCAACGAGGGACAGCGCAGTCCTGAGGCCACAGAGGCCCTGCGGAGGGAGACACCCTGGAAGGTTTCAGATGAGGATCTGCGGGTCTACAGGAAAAAG TcggagcagcaggtccggctccacGAAATCCTGCAGGAGAATTCCCGGAACGCTGCCCTGATTGTCAT GAGCCTGCCTGTGGTGCGCAAGGGGGCCTGTCCCAGCGCCCTCTACATGGCCTGGCTGGAGACCCTGTCCCGGGATCTTCGCCCACCTGTTGCCTTCATCCGGGGCAACCAGCAGGATGCCCTGACCTTCTACTGCcagtag
- the LOC128845874 gene encoding solute carrier family 12 member 3-like isoform X1, which translates to MSTSWPCPRSSNAASKNCRAWHSLRSFQRGSGGPGTPMDSPAYKTVLALGRFKVRKLQTGPALDKGKEGASPLPCPPAPSMEGSDQADEGGSLSAPPDYATTMDVSPCYEFYAQSAPPGRARKSRPSLEVLRNVEDGPGFPDAPDPGESRAKEEDEEDPDSASPEAEPVRFGWVTGVMIRCMLNIWGVILYLRLPWITAQAGIGLTWLIILMSAVVTTITGLSISAISTNGKVKAGGTYFLISRSLGPELGGSIGLLFSFANAVAVAMHVVGFAETVRDLLLEFDAVMTDPVNDIRIVGVITVTVLLGIALAGMEWEAKAQVVFFFVIMVSFINYFVGTLIPATEEKMSKGYFSYRGDIFLENIGPEWRGESGNFFGMFSIFFPSATGILAGANISGDLKDPAVAIPKGTLLAIFWTTLSYLAISATIGSCVVRDASGSLNDTLGSPNATDSCLGLGCGYGWNFTECAQAGTCEYGLANNYQTMSMVSGFSPLITAGIFAATLSSALACLVSAPKVFQCLCQDKLYPVIGFFAKGYGKNNEPLRGYMLTFVLAIAFILIAELNTIAPIISNFFLCSYALINFSCFHATITNSPGWRPSFRYFSKWSALFGAVISVVIMFLLTWWAALIVVGIILVSLAYVSYKKPDVNWGSSVQAGTYSMALSYSVSLTQVEEHVKNFRPQCLVLTGPPSFRPALVDFVSAFTKGVSLMICGNVAGPQDTPGDSDSDEHVEWLNRRKVRSFYTLITAPDLRSGARSLMQVSGLGRLKPNTIVLGYKQNWQTDSPHNLENYVATIHDAFDGRAGVCVLRMKDGLDVSQTVRAYVNPAFEDPEAALQGEKLRQESGNAGSSVKVLGADELTETHFQAPQKKRCVDVYWLFDDGGLTLLVPYLLSRRKRWSRCRVRVFISGHLGSAEQQRQEIQLLLSKFRLGFSEVLVLPHVAWQPEERSLKEFEDLVAPFRLNEGQRSPEATEALRRETPWKVSDEDLRVYRKKSEQQVRLHEILQENSRNAALIVMSLPVVRKGACPSALYMAWLETLSRDLRPPVAFIRGNQQDALTFYCQ; encoded by the exons ATGTCCACCAGCTGGCCCTGCCCGCGCAGCTCCAATGCCGCCTCGAAGAACTGCCGGGCGTGGCACTCACTCCGCAGCTTCCAGCGTGGCTCGG gtgGACCTGGCACCCCCATGGACTCCCCGGCCTACAAGACGGTTCTGGCCTTGGGCCGATTCAAGGTGCGGAAGCTCCAGACGGGCCCTGCCCTGGACAAAGGCAAGGAGGGGGCAAGCCCCCTGCcgtgccccccagccccgtccaTGGAGGGCTCTGACCAGGCGGATGAGGGGGGCTCCCTCTCAGCTCCCCCGGACTACGCGACCACAATGGACGTCAGTCCCTGCTACGAGTTCTACGCCCAGTCGGCCCCCCCTGGGCGGGCCCGCAAGAGTCGCCCCTCGCTGGAGGTGCTGCGTAACGTG GAGGACGGGCCCGGGTTCCCTGATGCTCCTGACCCTGGGGAATCCAGGGCtaaggaggaggacgaggaggatCCAGACTCAGCAAGCCCTGAAGCAGAACCAGTCCGGTTCGGTTGGGTGACCGGCGTGATG ATCCGGTGCATGCTCAACATCTGGGGCGTGATCCTATATCTCCGGCTGCCTTGGatcacagcccaggctggaaTAG ggctgACATGGCTCATCATCCTCATGTCAGCTGTAGTCACCACAATCACTGGCTTGTCCATCTCAGCCATCTCCACCAATGGCAAGGTGAaggcag ggggcaccTACTTCTTGATCTCGCGCAGCCTGGGCCCCGAGCTGGGCGGATCCATCGGGCTGCTCTTCTCCTTCGCCAATGCTGTGGCTGTGGCTATGCATGTGGTGGGCTTCGCCGAGACGGTGCGTGACCTGCTGCTG GAGTTCGACGCGGTGATGACGGACCCCGTGAACGACATCCGGATTGTGGGCGTCATCACGGTGACAGTGTTGTTGGGCATCGCGCTGGCTGGCATGGAGTGGGAAGCCAAG GCCCAGGTTGTCTTTTTCTTCGTCATCATGGTCTCCTTCATCAACTACTTTGTGGGGACCCTGATTCCAGCCACGGAGGAGAAGATGTCCAAAGGCTACTTCAGCTACCGAG GGGACATCTTCCTGGAGAACATCGGGCCGGAGTGGCGGGGCGAATCGGGCAACTTCTTTGGCATGTTCTCCATCTTCTTCCCCTCGGCCACTGGTATCCTGGCCGGCGCCAACATCTCAGGCGACCTCAAG GACCCCGCGGTGGCTATCCCCAAGGGCACCCTGCTGGCCATCTTCTGGACCACGCTCTCCTACCTGGCCATCTCAGCTACCATAG gGTCGTGCGTGGTGCGTGATGCGTCCGGGAGTTTGAACGACACACTGGGCTCCCCCAACGCCACGGACAGCTGCCTGGGCCTTGGGTGCGGCTACGGCTGGAACTTCACCGAGTGCGCCCAGGCTGGCACCTGCGAGTACGGGCTGGCCAACAACTACCAG ACCATGAGCATGGTGTCCGGCTTCAGTCCCCTCATCACGGCTGGGATCTTCGCCGCCACCCTCTCCTCTGCCCTGGCCTGCCTGGTCTCAGCCCCCAAGGTCTTCCAG TGCCTGTGCCAAGATAAGCTGTATCCCGTCATCGGCTTCTTCGCCAAGGGCTACGGCAAGAACAACGAGCCGCTCCGGGGCTACATGCTCACTTTCGTCCTGGCCATCGCCTTCATCCTCATCG CTGAGCTCAACACCATCGCCCCCATCATCTCCAACTTCTTCCTTTGCTCCTATGCCCTCATCAACTTCAGCTGCTTCCATGCCACAATCACCAACTCCCCAG gctggCGACCCTCTTTCCGCTACTTCAGCAAGTGGAGCGCCCTCTTTGGGGCCGTGATCTCCGTGGTCATCATGTTCCTGCTGACCTGGTGGGCGGCCCTCATTGTGGTGGGCATTATCCTGGTCAGCTTGGCCTACGTCAGCTACAAGAAGCCAG ACGTCAACTGGGGCTCCTCTGTGCAGGCCGGGACCTACAGCATGGCCCTGTCCTACTCCGTCAGCCTCACCCAAGTGGAGGAGCATGTCAAGAACTTCCG CCCCCAGTGCCTGGTGCTGACGGGTCCCCCCAGCTTCCGACCAGCTCTGGTGGATTTCGTCAGTGCCTTCACCAAGGGGGTCAGCCTCATGATCTGTGGGAACGTGGCTGGG CCGCAGGATACCCCAGGGGACAGCGACTCAGACGAGCACGTCGAGTGGCTGAACAGGCGCAAGGTGCGATCCTTCTACACTCTCATCACGGCCCCGGACCTGCGCAGCGGAGCCCGCAGCCTCATGCAG GTGTCCGGGCTGGGGCGTCTCAAACCCAACACAATCGTGCTGGGCTACAAGCAGAACTGGCAGACGGACTCGCCCCACAACCTGGAGAACTACGTGGCCACCATCCa CGACGCGTTCGACGGCCGGGCCGGGGTGTGCGTGCTGAGGATGAAGGATGGGCTGGATGTGTCGCAGACGGTTCGGGCCTATG TGAACCCTGCGTTTGAGGACCCCGAGGCAGCACTGCAGGGGGAGAAGCTGAGACAGGAGTCGGGCAATGCAG GCAGCAGCGTGAAGGTGCTGGGCGCAGACGAGCTCACTGAGACCCACTTCCAGGCCCCGCAGAAGAAGAGATGTGTGGACGTCTATTGGCTCTTTGACGATGGGG GGCTCACCCTGCTGGTCCCCTACCTGCTGAGCCGCCGCAAGCGCTGGAGCCGCTGCCGGGTCCGGGTCTTCATCAGCGGCCACCTGGGCAGCGCCGAGCAGCAGCGCCAGGA gatCCAGCTGCTGCTCAGCAAGTTCCGCCTGGGTTTCAGCGAGGTACTGGTGCTGCCCCACGTGGCCTGGCAGCCGGAGGAGAGAAG cctgaaGGAATTTGAGGACCTGGTGGCTCCGTTCCGGCTCAACGAGGGACAGCGCAGTCCTGAGGCCACAGAGGCCCTGCGGAGGGAGACACCCTGGAAGGTTTCAGATGAGGATCTGCGGGTCTACAGGAAAAAG TcggagcagcaggtccggctccacGAAATCCTGCAGGAGAATTCCCGGAACGCTGCCCTGATTGTCAT GAGCCTGCCTGTGGTGCGCAAGGGGGCCTGTCCCAGCGCCCTCTACATGGCCTGGCTGGAGACCCTGTCCCGGGATCTTCGCCCACCTGTTGCCTTCATCCGGGGCAACCAGCAGGATGCCCTGACCTTCTACTGCcagtag
- the KLHL33 gene encoding kelch-like protein 33 — MWPGEGPEPAEGPGEEGNTPEPRWKLRTHRVALSCGCEYFRAMFCSGMREARQGADPLPTLMAPTDLRLLLPFAYSGTVAGSWAELLGAAETALQYQASGLLALCLEALQRALSPARSLDLLAFARAYDLRSLGTAAQAYALANFDGVARCPGFPALPLAELLALLGSDELYVASEVEAFEAALRWLDADRTRRLPHAEAILARVRFSLMGTRELRRVRAADLLAPPGRLYQLLVAAVADEGPCRVRTPAGALVICGGEGLAPSLATRRPTRELWFAHRFRSGVGLVKQVEWRRLGQFPDGPRFRHAAAVLGNMLYVLGGKHYYGVRDTLATAFRYDPTQDSWQRLADMPSARSSFPAVGVAGRIYALGGSSEDAYCTDGVQCYDPPADAWRPCSPLPAPLCGHAACTLDGAIYVSGGCDGSSECRTWLLRLCPGGPSAQLAPMLEERAGHIMEALGERLYVAGGLRWHNGGYTDQLACEVYSPGPDAWVRLSPLPQAHVGGASAILQGELYVLGGYSQETYQDTHLVHAYQPAQGRWLMLGTLPQACADLRACVLLLPPALRGDPACLMPHHGTRQPLAPPHRMGTLPPTEWGTPLSPTWDKNPPSDIPL; from the exons ATGTGGCCAGGCGAGGGGCCGGAGCCGGCTGAGGGGCCAGGCGAGGAGGGCAACACACCCGAGCCACGCTGGAAGCTGCGGA ctcaCCGGGTCGCGCTGAGCTGCGGCTGCGAGTACTTCCGGGCCATGTTCTGCAGCGGGATGCGGGAGGCCCGCCAGGGGGCCGACCCCCTGCCCACGCTCATGGCCCCGACCGATCTGCGCCTGCTGCTGCCCTTCGCCTACTCGGGGACAGTGGCAGGTAGCTGGGCTGAGCTGCTGGGCGCGGCTGAGACCGCCCTGCAGTACCAGGCCTCAGGGCTGCTGGCGCTCTGCCTGGAGGCCCTGCAACGGGCGCTGAGCCCGGCCCGCAGCCTGGACCTGCTGGCCTTCGCCCGTGCCTATGACCTGCGCTCATTGGGCACTGCCGCCCAGGCCTATGCCCTGGCCAACTTCGACGGGGTGGCCCGGTGCCCTGGCTTCCCGGCCCTGCCGCTGGCCGAGCTGCTGGCCCTGCTGGGCTCAGACGAGCTCTATGTGGCCAGTGAGGTGGAGGCCTTCGAAGCTGCCCTGCGCTGGCTGGACGCCGACCGCACCCGCCGCCTGCCCCATGCCGAGGCCATCCTGGCCCGAGTCCGCTTCTCCTTGATGGGCACACGGGAGCTGCGCCGGGTGCGAGCCGCGGACCTGCTGGCACCGCCgggccggctctaccagctgctggtGGCGGCGGTGGCGGACGAGGGGCCCTGCCGCGTGCGCACCCCGGCCGGGGCCCTGGTGATCTGTGGGGGCGAGGGGCTGGCGCCCAGCCTAGCTACCCGCCGCCCCACCCGGGAGCTGTGGTTTGCCCACCGGTTCCGCAGCGGTGTGGGGCTGGTCAAGCAGGTGGAGTGGAGGCGGCTAGGCCAGTTCCCGGACGGGCCACGGTTCCGCCACGCTGCCGCGGTGCTGGGCAACATGCTCTACGTGCTGGGCGGGAAGCACTACTACGGGGTGCGGGACACGCTGGCCACGGCCTTCCG GTACGACCCCACACAGGACTCCTGGCAGCGCCTGGCCGACATGCCCAGCGCCCGCAGCTCCTTCCCGGCCGTGGGGGTGGCCGGGCGGATTTACGCCCTGGGGGGTAGCTCTGAGGACGCCTACTGCACGGATGGGGTGCAGTGCTACGACCCTCCTGCCGAcgcctggag GCCGTgctcccccctgcctgccccgctCTGCGGCCATGCTGCCTGCACCTTGGACGGCGCCATCTACGTTTCAGGGGGCTGCGACGGCTCAAGCGAGTGCCGGACCTGGCTGCTGCGGCTGTGCCCAGGGGGCCCCTCGGCCCAGCTGGCCCCCATGCTGGAGGAACGGGCTGGCCACATcatggaggcactgggggagcgACTCTACGTGGCCGGGGGCCTGCGCTGGCACAACGGGGGCTACACCGACCAGCTTGCCTGCGAGGTCTACAGCCCcggcccggatgcctgggtccgtCTGAGCCCGCTGCCCCAGGCCCACGTGGGGGGTGCCTCGGCCATCCTGCAGGGGGAGCTATATGTGCTGGGCGGTTACAGCCAGGAGACCTACCAGGACACCCACCTGGTGCACGCCTACCAGCCGGCGCAGGGGCGCTGGCTGATGCTGGgcaccctgccccaggcctgtgcTGACCTGCGGGCCTGCGTCCTACTGCTGCCGCCCGCCCTGCGGGGGGACCCGGCTTGCCTGATGCCCCACCATGGGACCAGGCAGCCCCTGGCACCTCCACACAGGATGgggaccctgccccccaccgaaTGGGGGACCCCTCTGAGTCCCACATGGGACAAGAACCCCCCCTCTGATATCCCCCTTTGA